GATATTGGCACCCGCGATGCTCAAGCTGTTCCCGCCGACGCTGCTGATCACCGGCACCCGAGCCTTCGAGATGAGCGCAGCGGTCAACACCCATCGCGAGCTGGTGAAGGCCGGGGTCGATGCCGACCTGCATATGTGGGATGGCCTGGGCCATGCCTTTTTCTACGACCCTACCCTACCGGAATCGCGCGAGGCCTTCGACGTCATGACCGCCTTCTTCCGCGACCGGCTGAAGCTGGCGCGCTAGGCTGCGATCGCCCGTCGGCAAAATTCCCAGATCTCGGCCGCCAGCGCCTCGCGATGCTGGCGGTCGGGTGTGGCGGCCTCCTCGGCCAGCAACTGGCTGTGCACCGTGGTTGAAACGAGATTATAGACCAGCAGTGCCATCCAGGGGGCCGGCCCCTGCCGCACTTGCCCCTGCGCCATGCCTTGCGACAGGATCGTGGCGATCAGGTCGATGAGCGGGCTTACCGCCTTTTGCAGTTCAACCGGGCGCGCTTCGGCCAGGCGCAGATGCTCGCGGCTGAGCGCGGCGCCCCGGCGCTGGCCCACCTGCCATTCCCCGCCCATCGCCGCCCGGCCGATGACGATGCCCGCCACGATATGATGCAAACGCGCGAGCGGATCAGGCAGGTCACGCACCTGGTCACCAAACTGCTCGGCCGCGCGGCGCAGCGTATGGGCGAACACCGCCAGGACCAGATCATCCTTGCCCGCGAATCGATCATAAAGGGCGCGCCGCGCAAGCCCGGTCCGCTGCAACACGGCGCGGATCGTCAGCCCCTCCAGCCCCTCCTCGTCAAGCAAGTCATAGGCGGCCGCCACGATCTGCTGGTTGCGATCATCCAGTTCCATGATCGCGTGGTCCGCCTGCGACGCCCGGTACATCCTCGTCGATCCTCTTTGCATTAATCGCTTTCCATCTAGCAGGCCGCAGCTATAGTGCCAGCATTGAGAACGCTGTTCTCTTCGCGATTAAAATTATGGGAGAGTGAAATGGCGACGGTCCTCTTTGTCGAGGCCAGCGGCGCGGAACATCGGATCGATGTGCCGACGGGCGAGAATCTGATGCGCGCGGCGCTCAATGAGGGGTTGGATGGCATGGTCGGCGAATGCGGCGGCGGGCTCGCCTGCGCGACCTGCCATTGCTATGTCGATGACGACTGGGCCGACCGGTTGCCCCCGCCCGCACAGACCGAGCAGGATATGCTCGAATGCACGGCCAGCGAACGCCGCCCCAGCAGCCGCCTGGGCTGCCAGATCGTCGTTACCGATGCGCTCGACGGGCTGGTCGTTCACCTGCCCACGGCGCAATATTGAGGATCCGGATCATGGCCACGACCCAAGCATCGTCGATTACGGAAATTCCGGCTCATGTCCCGCCCGAACTGGTGCGCGAGATCGGCCTGACCACCGGCCCCGAATTTCTCGCCGCACCCCATGCTTTCATGGCAAAGCTGCACGAGACGCATCCGCCGATCTTCTACAGCGTCAATCCGCTGATTGGGAACAGCTGGTGCACGATCAAGCATGAGGATGCCTTTTTCGCGCTACGCCACCCTGAATATTTCACCACCGCCGGAGCCACGCCCTTCCCGCGCGATCCCAATAATTATTTCCATTTCATTCCGCTGGAGATCGATCCGCCGCATCATCGCAAATATCGCGCGATCCTCGATTCGACCTTTTCGCCGCAAAGCGTGCTGCGGCTCGAAGCCTATATGCGCAGCCTCACCAACGACCTTATCGACGGCTTCATTGATGCGGGCGAGGTGGAATTCACCACCGCCTTTGGCCGACCGCTGCCGGTATCGATCTTCCTCGACCTGATGGGTTTGCCACAGGAGATGCGGGATACCTTCGTCGGCTGGGCCGTCGACCTGCTCCATTCGCAGGATCGCATGACCGCCGGCCTGGCCATGCGCGGGATCGAAGCCTATCTGGCGCAGGTGATCGTCGAGAAGACAGCCAAGCCCGATGACGGCGTCATCAGCACGATCATCCAGGCGCGGCCTGGTGGCGAGCCGCTGACCGAGCGGGAGATTTTTGGCTTTACCTTCTTCCTGTTCATCGCCGGACTCGACACCGTATTCGCGACGCTCAACAATATCTGGCTGTGGCTGGCGCAAAATCCCGACCGCCGCCGCGAGATCATCGCCCATCCCGAACAGATCAACGCCCAGGTGGAGGAATTGCTGCGAGTTTTCTCCGTTACCTTCTCTGGCCGGACCCTCACTCAGGATCTCGAGATGCGCGGGGTGCAGATGAAAAAGGGGGACAAGTTCAACAGCATCTTGCCGGCCTGCAATTACGACCCGGATGTCTTTCCCGACCCGATGCGGGTCGACTTCAACCGGCCACGTAAGCCCATCCTGGCCTTTGCCGGCGGCGTGC
The sequence above is drawn from the Sphingobium sp. AP49 genome and encodes:
- a CDS encoding TetR/AcrR family transcriptional regulator, coding for MYRASQADHAIMELDDRNQQIVAAAYDLLDEEGLEGLTIRAVLQRTGLARRALYDRFAGKDDLVLAVFAHTLRRAAEQFGDQVRDLPDPLARLHHIVAGIVIGRAAMGGEWQVGQRRGAALSREHLRLAEARPVELQKAVSPLIDLIATILSQGMAQGQVRQGPAPWMALLVYNLVSTTVHSQLLAEEAATPDRQHREALAAEIWEFCRRAIAA
- a CDS encoding 2Fe-2S iron-sulfur cluster-binding protein gives rise to the protein MATVLFVEASGAEHRIDVPTGENLMRAALNEGLDGMVGECGGGLACATCHCYVDDDWADRLPPPAQTEQDMLECTASERRPSSRLGCQIVVTDALDGLVVHLPTAQY
- a CDS encoding cytochrome P450, encoding MATTQASSITEIPAHVPPELVREIGLTTGPEFLAAPHAFMAKLHETHPPIFYSVNPLIGNSWCTIKHEDAFFALRHPEYFTTAGATPFPRDPNNYFHFIPLEIDPPHHRKYRAILDSTFSPQSVLRLEAYMRSLTNDLIDGFIDAGEVEFTTAFGRPLPVSIFLDLMGLPQEMRDTFVGWAVDLLHSQDRMTAGLAMRGIEAYLAQVIVEKTAKPDDGVISTIIQARPGGEPLTEREIFGFTFFLFIAGLDTVFATLNNIWLWLAQNPDRRREIIAHPEQINAQVEELLRVFSVTFSGRTLTQDLEMRGVQMKKGDKFNSILPACNYDPDVFPDPMRVDFNRPRKPILAFAGGVHSCIGAHLARLEVKVALQEWLHRIPDFAVPPDSQISYWPGGVVGPKLLPLIW